The Acetobacteroides hydrogenigenes genome has a segment encoding these proteins:
- a CDS encoding 6-phosphofructokinase, with product MKRVMVVTGGGDCPGLNAVIRAIVKRAAQEKDWEVVGCIQAYDGILREPTEIKVLDEKSVAGIHVQGGTIIGTTNKGGPFAWPVKNSDGTYSFVDRSDEMIRKIQYLGIDAVISIGGDGSQKISQLLFEKGLNVVGVPKTIDNDLSATDYTFGFQTAVQIASEGIDRLVTTAASHNRVLIMEVMGRNAGWIALHAAIAGGADVCLIPEIPYDINKVAEKINARYNRGRGFAIVVVAEGAMPKDGTLVFEKSDEIGYENLRLGGVASKLMKELKAAGVEADMRETVLGHLQRGGSPVAYDRILATQFGVKAFELVLEGKFGQMVAYRHPDIIGVPFLEAIDRPNFVQPDSALVSAGKGIGISFGE from the coding sequence ATGAAGAGAGTTATGGTTGTTACCGGGGGAGGCGACTGCCCTGGATTAAATGCGGTGATCCGCGCCATTGTAAAAAGAGCAGCACAAGAAAAGGATTGGGAAGTTGTAGGCTGCATTCAAGCCTATGATGGAATCCTCAGAGAACCCACCGAGATTAAGGTTCTTGACGAAAAATCGGTTGCAGGTATTCACGTTCAAGGGGGTACAATTATTGGCACCACCAACAAAGGAGGCCCATTCGCTTGGCCTGTAAAGAATTCCGACGGAACATATTCTTTTGTTGATCGATCTGACGAAATGATTCGCAAAATCCAGTACTTAGGTATTGATGCAGTTATTTCTATCGGAGGAGATGGTTCGCAAAAGATTTCTCAACTACTTTTCGAAAAAGGACTTAACGTAGTTGGTGTTCCTAAAACCATCGATAACGACCTATCGGCTACCGACTATACTTTTGGATTCCAAACTGCGGTTCAAATTGCCTCGGAAGGTATCGACCGTTTGGTTACTACAGCAGCATCGCACAACCGTGTGCTTATCATGGAGGTTATGGGACGTAATGCAGGTTGGATTGCGCTACACGCCGCCATTGCCGGAGGTGCCGACGTTTGTCTTATTCCTGAAATTCCTTACGATATCAATAAGGTTGCCGAGAAGATTAATGCTCGCTACAATAGAGGTAGAGGCTTTGCCATCGTAGTAGTTGCCGAAGGTGCAATGCCTAAAGATGGTACGCTGGTGTTTGAAAAGTCTGACGAAATTGGTTACGAAAACCTACGTCTTGGAGGTGTTGCCTCTAAGCTGATGAAAGAGCTAAAAGCCGCAGGTGTAGAAGCCGATATGCGTGAAACCGTTCTTGGTCACCTTCAACGAGGAGGATCTCCTGTTGCCTATGACCGCATTCTGGCAACCCAATTTGGCGTTAAGGCATTCGAATTGGTTCTCGAAGGCAAGTTCGGACAAATGGTAGCTTACCGTCACCCCGATATTATTGGAGTACCATTCCTTGAGGCTATTGACCGTCCTAACTTCGTTCAGCCCGATAGCGCTCTTGTATCGGCTGGCAAAGGCATCGGAATTTCTTTCGGAGAGTAA